From the Dunckerocampus dactyliophorus isolate RoL2022-P2 chromosome 12, RoL_Ddac_1.1, whole genome shotgun sequence genome, one window contains:
- the mark4b gene encoding MAP/microtubule affinity-regulating kinase 4 isoform X4: MSLRTSLPGNERNPDHHTSLSTSRSDKGTVWSSRSLGARCRNSIALCSDEQPHIGNYRLLKTIGKGNFAKVKLARHILTGREVAIKIIDKTQLNPTSLQKLFREVRIMKTLNHPNIVQLFEVIETEKTLYLIMEYASGGEVFDYLVSHGRMKEKEARAKFRQIVSAVHYCHQKHIVHRDLKAENLLLDANSNIKIADFGFSNEFTAGSKLDTFCGSPPYAAPELFQGKKYDGPEVDIWSLGVILYTLVSGSLPFDGQNLKELRERVLRGKYRVPFYMSTDCEGILRRFLVLNPAKRCSLEQIMKDKWLNVSYDGEELRPHTEPEEDFNDTTRIDVMVGMGFTRDEIRESLVSHKYNEVTATYLLLARKTEAENSVSRSGSNLSLARVRPGTLTNGTSKHSTSSTGATPTSAHKPQRSVSTYQRQRRHSDFCGPAASGSAHPKRSPSGVGEGAALKEERLSVRKPSNNTVSSRSIPAPSSPMVSSAHNPNKAEIPDRRKEANSTTNSVSASTMTRRNTYVCTDRSSTDRHSLLQNGKENSTLSHRLPPASPSTHSIAGASGVSSSSSTPSSRLSRGSAARSTFHGGQIRDRRPPSHAPLAYPTPSHDASPLPSTRTPRATSNLLSKLTSKLTRRVTDEPERISRSPVTSRHLSGHQKAAEPRTPRCGWDVRVRSPRDPAEVVLALREAAQGCGCQVHLAGPFLLSCTHGAAGARVAFEAEVCQLPGGLGQSSGVRFKRLWGAPLAFRDIATKVSKELEL; this comes from the exons CACACCTCCCTATCCACCAGCCGCTCAGACAAAGGGACGGTCTGGTCGAGCCGCTCTCTGGGCGCCCGATGTCGAAACTCCATCGCACTGTGTTCGGACGAGCAGCCGCACATTGGGAACTACCGGCTGCTCAAGACCATCGGCAAAGGCAACTTTGCCAAGGTCAAACTGGCGCGACACATCCTGACGGGCAGAGAG GTTGCAATAAAGATCATTGATAAAACACAACTCAACCCGACCAGCCTTCAGAAG ctGTTTCGTGAGGTACGCATCATGAAAACTCTCAACCATCCCAACATAG TCCAGCTGTTTGAGGTAATAGAGACAGAGAAGACACTCTACCTCATCATGGAGTACGCCAGTGGGG GGGAGGTGTTTGATTACCTCGTGTCTCATGGCAGGATGAAGGAGAAAGAAGCCCGGGCCAAATTCAGACAG ATTGTGTCAGCAGTGCACTACTGCCATCAGAAGCACATTGTTCACAGAGACTTGAAG GCGGAGAACTTGCTACTCGACGCCAACTCCAACATCAAAATTGCCGACTTTGGCTTCAGCAACGAGTTCACAGCCGGCAGCAAGCTGGACACCTTCTGTGGCTCTCCGCCTTACGCCGCCCCAGAACTCTTCCAAGGGAAGAAGTACGACGGTCCAGAGGTGGACATCTGGAGCCTGGGCGTCATCCTCTACACGCTGGTCAGCGGGTCACTGCCCTTTGACGGACAAAACCTGAAG GAGCTGCGAGAGCGTGTCCTGAGAGGGAAATACCGCGTGCCCTTCTACATGTCTACAGACTGTGAGGGAATCCTGCGCCGCTTCCTCGTCCTCAACCCGGCCAAGCGATGTTCGCTGGAG CAAATCATGAAGGACAAGTGGTTGAACGTGAGTTATGATGGAGAAGAGCTGAGGCCTCACACAGAGCCTGAGGAGGACTTCAACGATACCACTCGCATCG ACGTGATGGTGGGGATGGGCTTCACCAGAGATGAGATCAGGGAGTCTCTGGTCAGTCACAAGTACAACGAAGTGACAGCCACGTACCTGCTACTGGCGCGCAAGACTGAG GCTGAAAACAGCGTGTCCCGGTCCGGCAGCAATCTCAGTCTCGCTCGAGTCCGGCCCGGCACCCTCACCAACGGGACCAGCAAACACTCCACTTCCTCCACTGGCGCGACACCCACCTCAGCCCACAAGCCACAACGCAGTGTCTCAACCTACCAACGCCAGAGACGACACTCTGACTTCT GTGGTCCAGCTGCTTCGGGGTCTGCACACCCCAAGCGCAGTCCCAGTGGTGTGGGAGAAGGAGCGGCGCTCAAGGAGGAGAGGTTGTCGGTCCGCAAGCCCAGCAACAACACTGTTAGCTCACGGAGCATCCCGGCCCCCTCCAGTCCCATGGTCAGCTCCGCTCACAATCCAAATAAAGCAGAAATACCCGACCGACGCAAGGAGGCCAACTCAACCACG AATAGCGTCTCTGCTAGTACCATGACTCGAAGGAATACATATGTGTGCACAGACCGCTCCAGCACTGACAGACACTCGCTGCTCCAAAACGGCAAAGAAAACAG TACCCTATCCCACCGCCTTCCCCCGGCCTCCCCCTCCACCCACAGCATCGCCGGCGCGTCGGGCgtgtcctcctcgtcctccacaCCCTCCTCACGTCTCTCCAGGGGCTCCGCGGCAAGGAGCACTTTCCACGGTGGGCAGATCAGGGACCGTCGACCTCCCTCGCACGCCCCTCTGGCGTATCCCACGCCGTCACATGACGCCAGCCCCCTGCCAAGCACCAGGACCCCCCGCGCCACAAGCAACCTGCTGAGCAAGCTCACCTCCAAGTTGACCCGCAG GGTCACAGACGAACCTGAGAGAATCAGCAGATCTCCGGTCACAAG TCGCCATCTATCTGGGCATCAAAAAGCGGCAGAGCCCCGGACCCCCCGATGTGGCTGGGATGTGAGGGTGCGGAGCCCCCGCGACCCGGCCGAGGTGGTGCTAGCGTTGCGCGAGGCGGCCCAGGGCTGCGGGTGCCAGGTCCACCTGGCCGGGCCCTTTCTGCTGTCGTGCACGCATGGTGCGGCTGGCGCTCGCGTGGCCTTCGAGGCCGAGGTGTGCCAGCTGCCCGGCGGGCTGGGCCAGAGCAGCGGCGTCAGGTTCAAGCGGCTGTGGGGGGCGCCGTTAGCGTTCAGAGACATCGCCACCAAAGTGTCCAAGGAGCTGGAGCTCTGA
- the mark4b gene encoding MAP/microtubule affinity-regulating kinase 4 isoform X5, translating into MSLRTSLPGNERNPDHHTSLSTSRSDKGTVWSSRSLGARCRNSIALCSDEQPHIGNYRLLKTIGKGNFAKVKLARHILTGREVAIKIIDKTQLNPTSLQKLFREVRIMKTLNHPNIVQLFEVIETEKTLYLIMEYASGGEVFDYLVSHGRMKEKEARAKFRQIVSAVHYCHQKHIVHRDLKAENLLLDANSNIKIADFGFSNEFTAGSKLDTFCGSPPYAAPELFQGKKYDGPEVDIWSLGVILYTLVSGSLPFDGQNLKELRERVLRGKYRVPFYMSTDCEGILRRFLVLNPAKRCSLEQIMKDKWLNVSYDGEELRPHTEPEEDFNDTTRIDVMVGMGFTRDEIRESLVSHKYNEVTATYLLLARKTEAENSVSRSGSNLSLARVRPGTLTNGTSKHSTSSTGATPTSAHKPQRSVSTYQRQRRHSDFCGPAASGSAHPKRSPSGVGEGAALKEERLSVRKPSNNTVSSRSIPAPSSPMVSSAHNPNKAEIPDRRKEANSTTNSVSASTMTRRNTYVCTDRSSTDRHSLLQNGKENSTLSHRLPPASPSTHSIAGASGVSSSSSTPSSRLSRGSAARSTFHGGQIRDRRPPSHAPLAYPTPSHDASPLPSTRTPRATSNLLSKLTSKLTRRVTLDPSKRQSSNKSMSGCTLPQGTKTVRSQTNLRESADLRSQVAIYLGIKKRQSPGPPDVAGM; encoded by the exons CACACCTCCCTATCCACCAGCCGCTCAGACAAAGGGACGGTCTGGTCGAGCCGCTCTCTGGGCGCCCGATGTCGAAACTCCATCGCACTGTGTTCGGACGAGCAGCCGCACATTGGGAACTACCGGCTGCTCAAGACCATCGGCAAAGGCAACTTTGCCAAGGTCAAACTGGCGCGACACATCCTGACGGGCAGAGAG GTTGCAATAAAGATCATTGATAAAACACAACTCAACCCGACCAGCCTTCAGAAG ctGTTTCGTGAGGTACGCATCATGAAAACTCTCAACCATCCCAACATAG TCCAGCTGTTTGAGGTAATAGAGACAGAGAAGACACTCTACCTCATCATGGAGTACGCCAGTGGGG GGGAGGTGTTTGATTACCTCGTGTCTCATGGCAGGATGAAGGAGAAAGAAGCCCGGGCCAAATTCAGACAG ATTGTGTCAGCAGTGCACTACTGCCATCAGAAGCACATTGTTCACAGAGACTTGAAG GCGGAGAACTTGCTACTCGACGCCAACTCCAACATCAAAATTGCCGACTTTGGCTTCAGCAACGAGTTCACAGCCGGCAGCAAGCTGGACACCTTCTGTGGCTCTCCGCCTTACGCCGCCCCAGAACTCTTCCAAGGGAAGAAGTACGACGGTCCAGAGGTGGACATCTGGAGCCTGGGCGTCATCCTCTACACGCTGGTCAGCGGGTCACTGCCCTTTGACGGACAAAACCTGAAG GAGCTGCGAGAGCGTGTCCTGAGAGGGAAATACCGCGTGCCCTTCTACATGTCTACAGACTGTGAGGGAATCCTGCGCCGCTTCCTCGTCCTCAACCCGGCCAAGCGATGTTCGCTGGAG CAAATCATGAAGGACAAGTGGTTGAACGTGAGTTATGATGGAGAAGAGCTGAGGCCTCACACAGAGCCTGAGGAGGACTTCAACGATACCACTCGCATCG ACGTGATGGTGGGGATGGGCTTCACCAGAGATGAGATCAGGGAGTCTCTGGTCAGTCACAAGTACAACGAAGTGACAGCCACGTACCTGCTACTGGCGCGCAAGACTGAG GCTGAAAACAGCGTGTCCCGGTCCGGCAGCAATCTCAGTCTCGCTCGAGTCCGGCCCGGCACCCTCACCAACGGGACCAGCAAACACTCCACTTCCTCCACTGGCGCGACACCCACCTCAGCCCACAAGCCACAACGCAGTGTCTCAACCTACCAACGCCAGAGACGACACTCTGACTTCT GTGGTCCAGCTGCTTCGGGGTCTGCACACCCCAAGCGCAGTCCCAGTGGTGTGGGAGAAGGAGCGGCGCTCAAGGAGGAGAGGTTGTCGGTCCGCAAGCCCAGCAACAACACTGTTAGCTCACGGAGCATCCCGGCCCCCTCCAGTCCCATGGTCAGCTCCGCTCACAATCCAAATAAAGCAGAAATACCCGACCGACGCAAGGAGGCCAACTCAACCACG AATAGCGTCTCTGCTAGTACCATGACTCGAAGGAATACATATGTGTGCACAGACCGCTCCAGCACTGACAGACACTCGCTGCTCCAAAACGGCAAAGAAAACAG TACCCTATCCCACCGCCTTCCCCCGGCCTCCCCCTCCACCCACAGCATCGCCGGCGCGTCGGGCgtgtcctcctcgtcctccacaCCCTCCTCACGTCTCTCCAGGGGCTCCGCGGCAAGGAGCACTTTCCACGGTGGGCAGATCAGGGACCGTCGACCTCCCTCGCACGCCCCTCTGGCGTATCCCACGCCGTCACATGACGCCAGCCCCCTGCCAAGCACCAGGACCCCCCGCGCCACAAGCAACCTGCTGAGCAAGCTCACCTCCAAGTTGACCCGCAG GGTCACTCTTGACCCTTCTAAACGTCAGAGCTCAAACAAATCCATGTCGGGCTGCACCCTCCCACAGGGGACAAAAACAGTTA GGTCACAGACGAACCTGAGAGAATCAGCAGATCTCCGGTCACAAG TCGCCATCTATCTGGGCATCAAAAAGCGGCAGAGCCCCGGACCCCCCGATGTGGCTGGGATGTGA
- the mark4b gene encoding MAP/microtubule affinity-regulating kinase 4 isoform X3 yields the protein MSLRTSLPGNERNPDHHTSLSTSRSDKGTVWSSRSLGARCRNSIALCSDEQPHIGNYRLLKTIGKGNFAKVKLARHILTGREVAIKIIDKTQLNPTSLQKLFREVRIMKTLNHPNIVQLFEVIETEKTLYLIMEYASGGEVFDYLVSHGRMKEKEARAKFRQIVSAVHYCHQKHIVHRDLKAENLLLDANSNIKIADFGFSNEFTAGSKLDTFCGSPPYAAPELFQGKKYDGPEVDIWSLGVILYTLVSGSLPFDGQNLKELRERVLRGKYRVPFYMSTDCEGILRRFLVLNPAKRCSLEQIMKDKWLNVSYDGEELRPHTEPEEDFNDTTRIDVMVGMGFTRDEIRESLVSHKYNEVTATYLLLARKTEAENSVSRSGSNLSLARVRPGTLTNGTSKHSTSSTGATPTSAHKPQRSVSTYQRQRRHSDFCGPAASGSAHPKRSPSGVGEGAALKEERLSVRKPSNNTVSSRSIPAPSSPMVSSAHNPNKAEIPDRRKEANSTTNSVSASTMTRRNTYVCTDRSSTDRHSLLQNGKENSTLSHRLPPASPSTHSIAGASGVSSSSSTPSSRLSRGSAARSTFHGGQIRDRRPPSHAPLAYPTPSHDASPLPSTRTPRATSNLLSKLTSKLTRRVTLDPSKRQSSNKSMSGCTLPQGTKTVNEPERISRSPVTSRHLSGHQKAAEPRTPRCGWDVRVRSPRDPAEVVLALREAAQGCGCQVHLAGPFLLSCTHGAAGARVAFEAEVCQLPGGLGQSSGVRFKRLWGAPLAFRDIATKVSKELEL from the exons CACACCTCCCTATCCACCAGCCGCTCAGACAAAGGGACGGTCTGGTCGAGCCGCTCTCTGGGCGCCCGATGTCGAAACTCCATCGCACTGTGTTCGGACGAGCAGCCGCACATTGGGAACTACCGGCTGCTCAAGACCATCGGCAAAGGCAACTTTGCCAAGGTCAAACTGGCGCGACACATCCTGACGGGCAGAGAG GTTGCAATAAAGATCATTGATAAAACACAACTCAACCCGACCAGCCTTCAGAAG ctGTTTCGTGAGGTACGCATCATGAAAACTCTCAACCATCCCAACATAG TCCAGCTGTTTGAGGTAATAGAGACAGAGAAGACACTCTACCTCATCATGGAGTACGCCAGTGGGG GGGAGGTGTTTGATTACCTCGTGTCTCATGGCAGGATGAAGGAGAAAGAAGCCCGGGCCAAATTCAGACAG ATTGTGTCAGCAGTGCACTACTGCCATCAGAAGCACATTGTTCACAGAGACTTGAAG GCGGAGAACTTGCTACTCGACGCCAACTCCAACATCAAAATTGCCGACTTTGGCTTCAGCAACGAGTTCACAGCCGGCAGCAAGCTGGACACCTTCTGTGGCTCTCCGCCTTACGCCGCCCCAGAACTCTTCCAAGGGAAGAAGTACGACGGTCCAGAGGTGGACATCTGGAGCCTGGGCGTCATCCTCTACACGCTGGTCAGCGGGTCACTGCCCTTTGACGGACAAAACCTGAAG GAGCTGCGAGAGCGTGTCCTGAGAGGGAAATACCGCGTGCCCTTCTACATGTCTACAGACTGTGAGGGAATCCTGCGCCGCTTCCTCGTCCTCAACCCGGCCAAGCGATGTTCGCTGGAG CAAATCATGAAGGACAAGTGGTTGAACGTGAGTTATGATGGAGAAGAGCTGAGGCCTCACACAGAGCCTGAGGAGGACTTCAACGATACCACTCGCATCG ACGTGATGGTGGGGATGGGCTTCACCAGAGATGAGATCAGGGAGTCTCTGGTCAGTCACAAGTACAACGAAGTGACAGCCACGTACCTGCTACTGGCGCGCAAGACTGAG GCTGAAAACAGCGTGTCCCGGTCCGGCAGCAATCTCAGTCTCGCTCGAGTCCGGCCCGGCACCCTCACCAACGGGACCAGCAAACACTCCACTTCCTCCACTGGCGCGACACCCACCTCAGCCCACAAGCCACAACGCAGTGTCTCAACCTACCAACGCCAGAGACGACACTCTGACTTCT GTGGTCCAGCTGCTTCGGGGTCTGCACACCCCAAGCGCAGTCCCAGTGGTGTGGGAGAAGGAGCGGCGCTCAAGGAGGAGAGGTTGTCGGTCCGCAAGCCCAGCAACAACACTGTTAGCTCACGGAGCATCCCGGCCCCCTCCAGTCCCATGGTCAGCTCCGCTCACAATCCAAATAAAGCAGAAATACCCGACCGACGCAAGGAGGCCAACTCAACCACG AATAGCGTCTCTGCTAGTACCATGACTCGAAGGAATACATATGTGTGCACAGACCGCTCCAGCACTGACAGACACTCGCTGCTCCAAAACGGCAAAGAAAACAG TACCCTATCCCACCGCCTTCCCCCGGCCTCCCCCTCCACCCACAGCATCGCCGGCGCGTCGGGCgtgtcctcctcgtcctccacaCCCTCCTCACGTCTCTCCAGGGGCTCCGCGGCAAGGAGCACTTTCCACGGTGGGCAGATCAGGGACCGTCGACCTCCCTCGCACGCCCCTCTGGCGTATCCCACGCCGTCACATGACGCCAGCCCCCTGCCAAGCACCAGGACCCCCCGCGCCACAAGCAACCTGCTGAGCAAGCTCACCTCCAAGTTGACCCGCAG GGTCACTCTTGACCCTTCTAAACGTCAGAGCTCAAACAAATCCATGTCGGGCTGCACCCTCCCACAGGGGACAAAAACAGTTA ACGAACCTGAGAGAATCAGCAGATCTCCGGTCACAAG TCGCCATCTATCTGGGCATCAAAAAGCGGCAGAGCCCCGGACCCCCCGATGTGGCTGGGATGTGAGGGTGCGGAGCCCCCGCGACCCGGCCGAGGTGGTGCTAGCGTTGCGCGAGGCGGCCCAGGGCTGCGGGTGCCAGGTCCACCTGGCCGGGCCCTTTCTGCTGTCGTGCACGCATGGTGCGGCTGGCGCTCGCGTGGCCTTCGAGGCCGAGGTGTGCCAGCTGCCCGGCGGGCTGGGCCAGAGCAGCGGCGTCAGGTTCAAGCGGCTGTGGGGGGCGCCGTTAGCGTTCAGAGACATCGCCACCAAAGTGTCCAAGGAGCTGGAGCTCTGA
- the mark4b gene encoding MAP/microtubule affinity-regulating kinase 4 isoform X6, whose product MSLRTSLPGNERNPDHHTSLSTSRSDKGTVWSSRSLGARCRNSIALCSDEQPHIGNYRLLKTIGKGNFAKVKLARHILTGREVAIKIIDKTQLNPTSLQKLFREVRIMKTLNHPNIVQLFEVIETEKTLYLIMEYASGGEVFDYLVSHGRMKEKEARAKFRQIVSAVHYCHQKHIVHRDLKAENLLLDANSNIKIADFGFSNEFTAGSKLDTFCGSPPYAAPELFQGKKYDGPEVDIWSLGVILYTLVSGSLPFDGQNLKELRERVLRGKYRVPFYMSTDCEGILRRFLVLNPAKRCSLEQIMKDKWLNVSYDGEELRPHTEPEEDFNDTTRIDVMVGMGFTRDEIRESLVSHKYNEVTATYLLLARKTEAENSVSRSGSNLSLARVRPGTLTNGTSKHSTSSTGATPTSAHKPQRSVSTYQRQRRHSDFCGPAASGSAHPKRSPSGVGEGAALKEERLSVRKPSNNTVSSRSIPAPSSPMVSSAHNPNKAEIPDRRKEANSTTNSVSASTMTRRNTYVCTDRSSTDRHSLLQNGKENSTLSHRLPPASPSTHSIAGASGVSSSSSTPSSRLSRGSAARSTFHGGQIRDRRPPSHAPLAYPTPSHDASPLPSTRTPRATSNLLSKLTSKLTRRVTLDPSKRQSSNKSMSGCTLPQGTKTVNEPERISRSPVTRVSG is encoded by the exons CACACCTCCCTATCCACCAGCCGCTCAGACAAAGGGACGGTCTGGTCGAGCCGCTCTCTGGGCGCCCGATGTCGAAACTCCATCGCACTGTGTTCGGACGAGCAGCCGCACATTGGGAACTACCGGCTGCTCAAGACCATCGGCAAAGGCAACTTTGCCAAGGTCAAACTGGCGCGACACATCCTGACGGGCAGAGAG GTTGCAATAAAGATCATTGATAAAACACAACTCAACCCGACCAGCCTTCAGAAG ctGTTTCGTGAGGTACGCATCATGAAAACTCTCAACCATCCCAACATAG TCCAGCTGTTTGAGGTAATAGAGACAGAGAAGACACTCTACCTCATCATGGAGTACGCCAGTGGGG GGGAGGTGTTTGATTACCTCGTGTCTCATGGCAGGATGAAGGAGAAAGAAGCCCGGGCCAAATTCAGACAG ATTGTGTCAGCAGTGCACTACTGCCATCAGAAGCACATTGTTCACAGAGACTTGAAG GCGGAGAACTTGCTACTCGACGCCAACTCCAACATCAAAATTGCCGACTTTGGCTTCAGCAACGAGTTCACAGCCGGCAGCAAGCTGGACACCTTCTGTGGCTCTCCGCCTTACGCCGCCCCAGAACTCTTCCAAGGGAAGAAGTACGACGGTCCAGAGGTGGACATCTGGAGCCTGGGCGTCATCCTCTACACGCTGGTCAGCGGGTCACTGCCCTTTGACGGACAAAACCTGAAG GAGCTGCGAGAGCGTGTCCTGAGAGGGAAATACCGCGTGCCCTTCTACATGTCTACAGACTGTGAGGGAATCCTGCGCCGCTTCCTCGTCCTCAACCCGGCCAAGCGATGTTCGCTGGAG CAAATCATGAAGGACAAGTGGTTGAACGTGAGTTATGATGGAGAAGAGCTGAGGCCTCACACAGAGCCTGAGGAGGACTTCAACGATACCACTCGCATCG ACGTGATGGTGGGGATGGGCTTCACCAGAGATGAGATCAGGGAGTCTCTGGTCAGTCACAAGTACAACGAAGTGACAGCCACGTACCTGCTACTGGCGCGCAAGACTGAG GCTGAAAACAGCGTGTCCCGGTCCGGCAGCAATCTCAGTCTCGCTCGAGTCCGGCCCGGCACCCTCACCAACGGGACCAGCAAACACTCCACTTCCTCCACTGGCGCGACACCCACCTCAGCCCACAAGCCACAACGCAGTGTCTCAACCTACCAACGCCAGAGACGACACTCTGACTTCT GTGGTCCAGCTGCTTCGGGGTCTGCACACCCCAAGCGCAGTCCCAGTGGTGTGGGAGAAGGAGCGGCGCTCAAGGAGGAGAGGTTGTCGGTCCGCAAGCCCAGCAACAACACTGTTAGCTCACGGAGCATCCCGGCCCCCTCCAGTCCCATGGTCAGCTCCGCTCACAATCCAAATAAAGCAGAAATACCCGACCGACGCAAGGAGGCCAACTCAACCACG AATAGCGTCTCTGCTAGTACCATGACTCGAAGGAATACATATGTGTGCACAGACCGCTCCAGCACTGACAGACACTCGCTGCTCCAAAACGGCAAAGAAAACAG TACCCTATCCCACCGCCTTCCCCCGGCCTCCCCCTCCACCCACAGCATCGCCGGCGCGTCGGGCgtgtcctcctcgtcctccacaCCCTCCTCACGTCTCTCCAGGGGCTCCGCGGCAAGGAGCACTTTCCACGGTGGGCAGATCAGGGACCGTCGACCTCCCTCGCACGCCCCTCTGGCGTATCCCACGCCGTCACATGACGCCAGCCCCCTGCCAAGCACCAGGACCCCCCGCGCCACAAGCAACCTGCTGAGCAAGCTCACCTCCAAGTTGACCCGCAG GGTCACTCTTGACCCTTCTAAACGTCAGAGCTCAAACAAATCCATGTCGGGCTGCACCCTCCCACAGGGGACAAAAACAGTTA ACGAACCTGAGAGAATCAGCAGATCTCCGGTCACAAG AGTCTCAGGGTAA